A portion of the Cyanobium sp. PCC 7001 genome contains these proteins:
- a CDS encoding DUF302 domain-containing protein translates to MASEPLKWPDPMDQFFILETAKSFDEASADMHAAVAAHGFGVLSLLDLGESLRSKGITFVEECRVMEVCNPQQAARVLRSDMKLTMALPCRIAVYTQAGQTSIGMIRPAAMLSSLSSDPELMEVAREVEASAIGIIQEAASRRGR, encoded by the coding sequence GTGGCCTCTGAACCCCTGAAGTGGCCCGATCCCATGGATCAATTCTTCATTCTGGAGACAGCGAAATCATTCGACGAGGCCAGTGCCGACATGCATGCTGCCGTGGCAGCCCATGGCTTTGGTGTGTTGTCCTTGCTTGACCTCGGAGAAAGTCTGCGCAGCAAGGGCATCACCTTTGTTGAGGAGTGCCGGGTGATGGAGGTGTGCAACCCGCAACAGGCAGCCAGGGTGCTGAGAAGCGACATGAAGCTGACCATGGCCCTGCCTTGCCGGATCGCCGTGTACACCCAAGCTGGCCAGACCAGCATCGGCATGATCCGCCCCGCAGCCATGCTGAGCAGCCTGTCCTCCGATCCCGAACTGATGGAGGTGGCGCGAGAGGTGGAAGCCTCTGCTATTGGCATCATCCAGGAGGCCGCTTCGCGGCGCGGGCGCTGA
- a CDS encoding polyphosphate kinase 2 family protein yields MDEQFSEQHAPSNPFPIPDLGRLVRPLVVPPGKTISLASDFDPGYKAHYLEKDDADRDLQEAIRALAIYQGMLYAQDTHALLIILQAMDAAGKDSTIRHVLSGINPQGCRVYSFKAPSIEELDHGFLWRCSNVLPRRGNICVFNRSYYEDVLITRVHPELMGSRQLPKALIDEEIWYRRFREINAFEDYLVNNGTVVLKFFLNVSKSEQKDRLLERVGRPEKNWKYSVKDVIERSYWNDYMAAYEAMFNHTSTAIAPWYIIPADHKWFTRLAVAAVIYTKLKEMNLSYPSLSAQQEAELLNARSMLEQQD; encoded by the coding sequence ATGGACGAGCAATTCTCTGAACAGCATGCACCATCCAATCCATTCCCGATCCCAGATCTTGGTCGTCTGGTGAGGCCCTTGGTTGTTCCCCCTGGCAAGACCATCTCCCTTGCCAGTGACTTCGACCCTGGTTACAAGGCCCATTATCTGGAAAAGGATGATGCCGATCGCGATCTGCAGGAGGCTATCCGTGCCTTGGCTATCTACCAGGGCATGCTCTATGCCCAGGACACCCATGCCTTGCTGATTATTCTTCAGGCCATGGATGCCGCTGGCAAAGACAGCACAATCAGGCATGTACTGTCTGGAATCAATCCGCAAGGTTGTCGTGTTTACAGTTTCAAGGCTCCTTCCATCGAAGAACTGGACCATGGTTTCCTCTGGCGCTGTTCAAATGTGCTGCCGCGACGAGGAAATATCTGCGTCTTCAACCGCTCCTACTATGAAGATGTTCTCATCACACGAGTCCATCCCGAGTTGATGGGCTCACGCCAGCTTCCCAAAGCGTTGATTGATGAGGAGATATGGTATCGCCGCTTCAGGGAAATCAACGCATTCGAAGACTACCTCGTCAACAATGGTACCGTCGTGCTCAAGTTCTTCTTGAATGTGTCCAAGAGTGAGCAGAAGGACCGTCTGCTGGAGAGGGTTGGCCGACCCGAGAAGAACTGGAAATATTCTGTCAAGGATGTCATCGAGCGCAGCTACTGGAACGACTATATGGCTGCCTATGAAGCCATGTTCAACCACACGAGCACAGCCATTGCTCCTTGGTACATTATCCCAGCCGATCATAAATGGTTTACACGGCTTGCCGTGGCTGCCGTAATCTATACGAAGCTAAAGGAGATGAACCTCTCATATCCCAGCCTGAGTGCACAGCAGGAGGCCGAACTCCTCAATGCCCGATCGATGCTCGAGCAGCAGGATTAG
- a CDS encoding GNAT family N-acetyltransferase gives MSLSIRLLQEQELSAAEDLFRLAFGTFLGLPEPSNFGGDANYVQPRWRLDPTAAFAAELDGTLVGSNIACRWGSVGTFGPLSVHPDCWNQGIAQRLIEPVLDLFDAWGIQQAGLFTFANSPKHHALYGKFGFYPRFLTYLMAKPIQMEVTSVSGSTYSQLTPEQRLECLEACSALTDALYPGLDLSREIEAVHSQALGDTVLLWDEAGLAAFAVCHCGPGSEAGSGACYVKFGGVRPGPRTAEQFEMLLDQCERHGASQQASRLLAGVNTSHEAALGRMVARGFRTEMPGVVMHRPNDPGYNRPDLFVLDDWR, from the coding sequence GTGAGCCTCTCCATCCGACTTCTCCAAGAGCAGGAGCTGTCCGCGGCGGAAGATCTCTTCAGGCTCGCCTTTGGCACCTTCCTTGGATTGCCAGAGCCGAGCAACTTCGGCGGCGATGCGAACTACGTGCAACCCCGATGGAGGCTCGACCCGACAGCGGCCTTTGCCGCTGAGCTGGATGGAACGTTGGTCGGATCCAACATTGCCTGTCGTTGGGGGAGTGTCGGCACCTTCGGGCCTCTTTCCGTTCACCCTGACTGCTGGAATCAAGGCATTGCCCAGCGCCTGATCGAGCCCGTGCTGGATCTGTTTGACGCCTGGGGGATCCAACAGGCCGGATTGTTCACCTTCGCCAACAGCCCCAAGCACCATGCGCTGTATGGCAAGTTCGGGTTCTACCCACGCTTTCTGACCTACCTGATGGCGAAACCCATTCAGATGGAGGTCACCAGCGTGTCCGGATCCACCTACTCCCAGCTCACCCCTGAGCAGCGCCTGGAGTGTCTTGAAGCCTGTTCAGCGCTCACGGATGCCCTCTACCCGGGCCTGGACCTCTCCCGAGAGATCGAAGCCGTTCATTCCCAGGCATTGGGAGATACGGTCTTGCTGTGGGATGAGGCAGGCCTGGCGGCCTTTGCGGTCTGCCATTGTGGGCCCGGCAGTGAGGCCGGCAGTGGGGCTTGCTACGTGAAATTCGGCGGCGTCCGCCCGGGGCCCCGCACGGCCGAGCAGTTCGAGATGCTGCTCGATCAATGTGAGCGTCATGGGGCGTCCCAGCAGGCGTCGCGTCTGCTGGCTGGGGTGAACACCAGCCATGAAGCGGCTCTTGGGCGCATGGTCGCCCGAGGTTTCCGTACAGAAATGCCCGGTGTCGTGATGCACCGGCCCAACGACCCTGGGTACAACCGCCCCGATCTGTTTGTTCTGGATGACTGGCGGTGA
- a CDS encoding DUF389 domain-containing protein yields MELVIGAWGVRNYHTTLEQRAISGATITGGYISMVVAATVMATAGLLLNSAAVVIGSMCVAPFMAPSRAVCIGALFRNGRVFLGGIIKQFFGLLLIGACVSAAITFLLRSCLSGIDITPEILLRAMPSARDVVLSTLIAVSAGAAASLALISQPNIVEHPWGQAIDAVIGVQVAISLIPPAAVIGIGWALGQPEHSWNAFSLLLLNVAALDLVGSVSILAISGVRRRHLELEKSIRGIVAGLLKAVTNFIALGSCVDVTLLGEYEAVVDVRLRCRLGGEIPDILADQIGTEIMASTSCHVDVAVEIISMLSYSSISD; encoded by the coding sequence GTGGAACTGGTCATCGGAGCTTGGGGTGTCAGGAACTACCACACCACGCTGGAGCAACGCGCCATCTCGGGTGCAACCATCACCGGTGGATACATCTCCATGGTGGTGGCCGCCACAGTGATGGCAACGGCAGGGCTCCTGCTAAACAGTGCGGCCGTGGTCATCGGGTCGATGTGTGTCGCTCCGTTCATGGCACCCTCGCGGGCGGTATGCATCGGTGCGCTGTTTCGAAATGGTCGGGTCTTCCTCGGTGGCATCATCAAGCAGTTCTTCGGGCTGCTCTTGATCGGCGCCTGTGTTTCCGCTGCCATTACATTCTTGTTGCGGAGTTGTCTTTCAGGTATTGACATCACTCCTGAGATTCTGCTGAGGGCGATGCCATCGGCAAGGGACGTGGTTCTGAGCACGCTGATTGCAGTGTCGGCCGGTGCGGCGGCCTCCCTGGCGTTGATTTCCCAGCCGAACATCGTGGAGCATCCCTGGGGGCAAGCCATCGATGCGGTGATCGGCGTGCAGGTGGCGATCTCGCTCATTCCACCCGCAGCCGTGATTGGCATCGGATGGGCCCTCGGACAGCCAGAGCACAGCTGGAACGCATTCTCTCTGCTGCTGCTGAATGTCGCAGCTCTGGATCTGGTCGGCAGCGTCTCCATCCTTGCCATCAGCGGTGTACGACGCCGGCACCTGGAGCTCGAGAAGAGCATTCGCGGCATCGTGGCGGGATTGCTCAAAGCCGTAACCAATTTCATTGCCCTTGGCAGCTGCGTGGATGTCACCCTTCTGGGTGAATACGAAGCTGTTGTGGATGTCCGACTGCGGTGCCGCCTCGGCGGTGAGATCCCAGATATTCTCGCCGATCAGATTGGTACAGAGATCATGGCGAGTACGTCTTGCCACGTTGATGTCGCCGTGGAGATCATCTCCATGCTCTCCTATTCGTCCATCAGTGACTGA
- a CDS encoding chitin deacetylase family protein — translation MLVVLVLLLDLVVLGLLLPSLLIRFLLAPLHPQVLFCGRGPSKRLALTLDDGPSGPGSEALLELLEELQVPATFFLIGSHLERDPAFPLRALQQGHELGNHLWRDEPSAALEESSFHRQLRNTERRVERAAFPEPVTWRWCRPGQGWFHRRMLAWLAGRHYRLVLGSIFPWDTLKPPLWFVRWFVRCNAHPGGILVLHDTPALNARTCRTLQRIVPDLRRRGYTFVPLAELLDPGS, via the coding sequence TTGCTGGTTGTCCTGGTGCTCCTCCTGGATCTGGTGGTGCTCGGTCTGCTGCTTCCCTCGCTGCTGATCCGCTTCCTGCTGGCGCCGCTCCACCCGCAGGTGCTGTTCTGTGGCCGCGGGCCCAGCAAACGGCTGGCCCTGACCCTCGACGACGGCCCCAGCGGCCCCGGTTCCGAGGCCCTGCTGGAGCTGCTGGAGGAACTGCAGGTGCCTGCCACCTTCTTCCTGATCGGGTCCCATCTGGAGCGGGATCCGGCCTTCCCCCTCCGGGCGCTGCAGCAGGGGCATGAGCTCGGCAACCATCTCTGGCGTGATGAACCCTCTGCCGCTCTGGAGGAGTCCAGCTTTCACCGGCAGCTCCGGAACACCGAGCGACGCGTGGAGCGAGCCGCCTTCCCCGAGCCGGTGACCTGGCGCTGGTGCCGGCCAGGGCAGGGCTGGTTCCACCGGCGGATGCTGGCGTGGCTGGCAGGACGCCACTATCGGCTGGTGCTGGGCTCGATCTTCCCGTGGGACACCCTGAAGCCGCCGCTGTGGTTCGTGCGCTGGTTCGTGCGCTGCAACGCCCACCCCGGCGGCATCCTGGTGCTGCATGACACCCCGGCTCTGAACGCCCGCACCTGCCGCACGCTGCAGCGGATCGTGCCTGACCTGCGCCGGCGCGGCTACACGTTCGTGCCGCTGGCGGAGCTGCTCGATCCGGGCTCCTGA
- a CDS encoding triacylglycerol lipase — MPTQPILILGGFLISPEAYAPMRERLEQLSGQPVRLVPVGKPEWLLTVFAFAWARILDRVAVAARELARQSPTGTVTLIGHSSGGIMLRLFLDDAPFQGRRYDGKALASALVMLGSPHTALKATVLRQMVQRRLPGCPFADQVRYLSVAGDLELAEATPMAQRLAPTAYRNSTGDPHDRGDGLVPVASALLEGSTPLVLPGVAHGGAFGPRWYGSPEVVEQWWAALQEPGSSSSASGTNV; from the coding sequence ATGCCCACCCAACCGATCCTGATCCTGGGCGGCTTCCTGATCAGCCCCGAGGCCTACGCGCCGATGCGGGAGCGGCTGGAACAGCTGAGCGGCCAGCCGGTGCGACTGGTGCCCGTGGGCAAACCGGAATGGCTGCTCACCGTGTTCGCCTTTGCCTGGGCGCGGATCCTCGATCGCGTCGCCGTCGCCGCCCGTGAGCTGGCCCGACAGTCGCCCACCGGCACGGTGACGCTGATCGGCCACAGCTCCGGCGGCATCATGCTGCGGCTGTTTCTGGATGACGCCCCCTTCCAGGGCCGGCGCTACGACGGCAAGGCCCTGGCCAGCGCGCTGGTGATGCTGGGCAGCCCCCATACGGCCCTCAAGGCCACCGTGCTGCGCCAGATGGTGCAGCGGCGCCTGCCGGGCTGTCCCTTCGCCGATCAGGTGCGCTACCTGTCGGTGGCGGGCGATCTGGAGCTGGCCGAGGCCACACCGATGGCCCAACGCCTGGCCCCCACGGCCTACCGCAACAGCACGGGTGATCCCCACGACCGGGGCGACGGCCTGGTGCCGGTGGCCTCCGCCCTGCTGGAGGGCTCCACCCCGCTGGTGCTTCCCGGCGTGGCCCATGGCGGTGCCTTCGGGCCGCGTTGGTATGGCAGCCCGGAGGTGGTGGAGCAGTGGTGGGCGGCCCTTCAGGAGCCCGGATCGAGCAGCTCCGCCAGCGGCACGAACGTGTAG
- a CDS encoding SMP-30/gluconolactonase/LRE family protein yields the protein MPRVSRAAMVAAMAAAMHRDWQGGPVHYPDPAIEVIAPAFQKYVLPNAAVERIHTGARWTEGPVWFGDGRYLLWSDIPNNRILRWCEDTESVSVFRSPSDYANGHSRDRQGRLISCEHASRRLTRTEHDGSLTVLIDHFQGRRLNAPNDVVVHPADHIWFSDPGYGILVNYEGGRAPFELPANVYRLDPDTGEASVVADDIEKPNGLCFSPDFLQLYITDTGASHKPGHPRRILVYDVIDGSRLADGRVFCDMGPAMADGLTCDLDGNVWASSGWADPSLDGVAVFSAGGELIGRIHLPEVASNLCFGGRRRNRLFITAGQSVYALYVEAQGLPFP from the coding sequence ATGCCGAGGGTCTCCAGGGCAGCGATGGTGGCAGCGATGGCGGCAGCGATGCACAGAGACTGGCAGGGTGGCCCGGTGCACTACCCGGACCCGGCCATCGAGGTGATCGCGCCGGCCTTCCAGAAGTATGTGCTCCCCAATGCCGCCGTGGAGCGGATCCACACCGGCGCCCGCTGGACGGAGGGGCCGGTGTGGTTCGGCGATGGGCGCTACCTGCTCTGGAGCGACATCCCCAACAACCGGATCCTGCGGTGGTGCGAAGACACGGAGAGCGTGAGTGTCTTCCGCAGCCCGTCGGACTACGCCAACGGCCACAGCCGTGACCGCCAGGGCCGCCTGATCAGCTGCGAGCACGCCAGCCGGCGGCTGACCCGCACTGAACACGACGGCTCGCTCACCGTGCTGATCGATCACTTCCAGGGCCGGCGGCTGAACGCCCCCAACGATGTGGTGGTGCACCCCGCCGACCACATCTGGTTCAGCGATCCGGGCTATGGAATCCTCGTGAACTACGAGGGCGGGCGGGCGCCGTTCGAGCTGCCCGCCAACGTGTATCGCCTCGATCCGGACACCGGCGAGGCGAGCGTGGTGGCCGATGACATCGAGAAGCCCAACGGGCTCTGCTTCTCGCCCGATTTCCTACAGCTCTACATCACTGATACAGGCGCCTCCCACAAGCCGGGCCACCCGCGCCGGATCCTCGTGTACGACGTGATCGACGGGTCGCGGCTGGCCGATGGGCGGGTGTTCTGCGACATGGGGCCGGCCATGGCCGATGGCCTCACCTGCGATCTGGACGGCAACGTGTGGGCCAGTTCGGGCTGGGCCGATCCCAGCCTCGATGGCGTGGCCGTGTTCTCTGCCGGGGGGGAACTGATCGGGCGGATCCACCTGCCGGAGGTGGCCTCCAACCTCTGCTTCGGCGGGCGCCGGCGCAACCGGCTGTTCATCACCGCCGGGCAGTCGGTCTATGCGCTGTACGTGGAGGCCCAGGGCCTGCCGTTTCCCTAG
- a CDS encoding PIG-L deacetylase family protein produces MTTLLAFGAHPDDIEIGCGGTVRKLIQQGWRAVHVCVTSGEAGSSSIDRATLAATREQEAQRAAEVLGAARVEFLRAPDGLSQYSREQKIAVIDLIREVRPEILFVHASSDAFPDHRVVHELVMAALAGAAGPWYQEARGTPHQPATILGYEVWHPLSTPQLAVDISTTVERKLDALRCHRSQIEPTHYDEAFLGLARYRGVMSFAGSHAEVFEVLRTSLSLPPGLA; encoded by the coding sequence ATGACCACCCTCCTCGCCTTCGGCGCCCACCCCGATGACATCGAGATCGGCTGCGGCGGCACCGTGCGCAAGCTGATCCAGCAGGGCTGGCGGGCCGTGCATGTGTGCGTCACCTCCGGGGAGGCCGGTAGCAGCTCGATCGATCGGGCCACGCTGGCGGCCACCCGGGAGCAGGAAGCGCAGCGGGCTGCCGAGGTGCTGGGTGCGGCGCGGGTGGAGTTCCTGCGGGCCCCCGATGGTCTCTCGCAGTATTCCCGGGAGCAGAAGATCGCCGTGATCGATCTGATTCGCGAGGTGCGTCCCGAGATCCTGTTCGTGCACGCCAGCAGCGACGCCTTCCCCGACCACCGCGTGGTGCACGAGCTGGTGATGGCCGCCTTGGCCGGCGCCGCCGGGCCCTGGTATCAGGAGGCCCGAGGAACACCGCATCAGCCGGCCACAATCCTCGGCTACGAGGTGTGGCATCCACTCAGCACCCCTCAGCTGGCGGTGGACATCAGCACCACCGTGGAACGGAAGCTGGACGCCCTCCGCTGCCACCGGTCGCAGATCGAACCCACCCACTACGACGAAGCCTTTCTCGGCCTGGCCCGCTACCGCGGCGTGATGAGCTTCGCCGGCAGCCACGCCGAGGTGTTCGAGGTGCTGCGCACATCCCTGAGCCTGCCTCCCGGGCTGGCCTGA
- a CDS encoding lmo0937 family membrane protein, which yields MLELIVVVLVVLWLLGFLTNFTLGGLIHVLLVIAVIAILLRLIRGRGL from the coding sequence ATGCTGGAGTTGATTGTCGTTGTTCTGGTTGTTCTCTGGCTCCTAGGGTTTCTCACAAACTTTACCCTCGGAGGCTTGATTCATGTCCTGCTGGTCATTGCCGTAATCGCCATTCTGCTGCGTCTGATTCGAGGGCGTGGCCTCTGA
- a CDS encoding plasma-membrane proton-efflux P-type ATPase: MGPTRQNHGPSGKWETLDTEQLLHALKSSPAGLSQTEALHRLREYGSNEIKERKTNQILKFLTYFWGPIPWMIEFAVVLSALARHWPDLVIILVLLLANGVIGFWEEHQAGNAIAALQAKLALKAQVKRDQQWTTLESRELVPGDVVHLRLGDIVPADARLLAGEPLQVDQSALTGESLPTTRSSGDVVFSGSIIRQGEIDALVFATGGSTYFGKTAELVQSAHSVSHFQQAVLKIGNYLILLALILVTVIMAVALFRGDPLLTTLQFALVLTVAAIPVAMPTVLSVTMAVGARLLTKRGAIVTRLAAIEELAGVDVLCSDKTGTLTQNTLTLGAPFSVDRSGDGPGSNLVTLYAALASRSDNKDPIDRAVLGGLGEGQSLDGYQVVHFQPFDPVHKRTEATIRRGDGGDFKVTKGAPQVILALSCNRAEVSASVEHAIHGFAARGYRSLGVARTDAEGHWQFLGVLPLFDPPRREARATIATAHEMGVMVKMITGDQLPIAQETAEKLGLGSLILDANGFGATQTAQKGLLAKSIEQADGFAQVFPEHKFQIVQVLQQHGHIVGMTGDGVNDAPALKQADCGIAVSDATDAARSAASIVLMSPGLSVIIDAIKASRKIFQRMTSYAIYRIAETLRVLLFMTASILAFNFYPVTAVMIVMLALLNDGAILSIAYDNVHYSNTPERWNMRIVLGVATALGVVGVASAFGLFFLGERIYNLDRSHLQTLMYLKLSVAGHLTIFLTRTRGPFWSIRPSRVLLLAVCGTQLLATLIAVYGWFMAPLGWSWALAVWGYALVWFVVNDRLKLVVYRFLNSEPQADGAARLRQASIIG, translated from the coding sequence ATGGGTCCCACACGTCAGAACCATGGTCCCAGTGGGAAATGGGAGACGCTGGATACAGAGCAGCTGCTGCACGCACTGAAGTCATCCCCAGCTGGCCTGAGCCAGACAGAGGCTCTGCACCGTCTGAGAGAGTACGGCAGCAATGAGATCAAAGAAAGAAAGACCAATCAGATCCTGAAGTTTCTGACCTATTTCTGGGGTCCGATTCCATGGATGATTGAGTTCGCTGTGGTGCTTTCGGCACTCGCCAGGCACTGGCCAGATCTTGTCATCATCCTCGTGCTGCTGCTGGCCAACGGGGTGATCGGCTTCTGGGAAGAACACCAGGCAGGCAATGCCATTGCGGCGCTCCAGGCCAAACTGGCCTTGAAGGCCCAGGTGAAGCGGGATCAACAGTGGACAACTCTGGAATCGCGGGAATTGGTGCCTGGCGATGTCGTCCATCTGCGCCTCGGCGACATTGTGCCGGCGGATGCCCGCTTGTTGGCTGGTGAGCCACTGCAGGTGGATCAGTCGGCGCTAACGGGTGAATCGTTGCCCACCACACGTTCCAGTGGCGATGTCGTGTTTTCAGGATCCATCATTCGCCAGGGGGAGATCGACGCGTTGGTCTTTGCCACAGGTGGATCCACCTACTTCGGCAAGACGGCGGAACTTGTGCAATCTGCCCACAGCGTGAGCCATTTTCAACAAGCCGTGTTGAAGATCGGGAACTATCTGATCCTGCTCGCGCTGATTCTGGTCACCGTGATCATGGCCGTGGCGCTGTTCCGCGGAGATCCCCTGCTCACAACCCTTCAGTTCGCCTTGGTGTTGACTGTGGCGGCGATTCCCGTGGCCATGCCCACCGTCCTTTCCGTGACCATGGCGGTGGGGGCACGTCTGCTCACGAAGAGGGGAGCCATTGTGACCCGCTTGGCGGCCATTGAGGAGCTGGCTGGGGTCGATGTGCTGTGTTCGGACAAGACCGGCACACTGACCCAGAACACGCTCACCCTGGGGGCACCCTTCAGTGTGGATCGCTCCGGCGACGGCCCAGGTTCAAACCTGGTGACGTTGTACGCCGCACTGGCATCACGTTCGGATAACAAGGACCCGATCGACCGGGCGGTGCTGGGCGGCCTGGGCGAGGGCCAGAGCCTGGATGGCTACCAGGTGGTTCACTTTCAGCCCTTTGATCCGGTGCACAAGCGCACCGAGGCCACCATCCGGCGCGGAGACGGCGGGGACTTCAAGGTCACCAAAGGGGCCCCTCAGGTGATCCTGGCCTTGTCTTGCAACCGCGCCGAGGTCTCGGCTTCCGTCGAGCACGCCATCCATGGGTTTGCAGCACGCGGATACCGGTCTTTGGGGGTGGCTCGCACGGATGCGGAAGGCCACTGGCAGTTTCTGGGGGTCTTGCCCCTGTTCGATCCCCCTCGCCGGGAAGCCCGGGCGACCATCGCCACCGCCCACGAGATGGGCGTGATGGTCAAGATGATCACCGGTGACCAATTGCCTATCGCCCAGGAAACGGCGGAGAAGCTGGGGCTGGGCTCCCTGATCCTCGATGCCAACGGGTTTGGAGCCACCCAGACCGCTCAAAAGGGGTTGTTGGCGAAGTCGATCGAACAGGCGGATGGATTCGCGCAGGTGTTTCCGGAGCACAAGTTTCAGATCGTGCAGGTTCTCCAGCAGCACGGCCACATCGTTGGCATGACGGGAGACGGGGTCAACGATGCTCCCGCCCTGAAGCAGGCCGACTGCGGCATTGCCGTTTCGGATGCCACGGATGCGGCCAGAAGTGCCGCTTCGATAGTGCTGATGAGCCCAGGCTTATCCGTGATCATCGATGCGATCAAGGCAAGCCGCAAGATCTTCCAGAGAATGACCAGTTATGCAATTTACCGCATCGCCGAAACACTGCGCGTTCTTCTGTTCATGACGGCCTCGATCCTGGCGTTTAACTTTTACCCTGTAACCGCCGTCATGATCGTGATGCTTGCCTTGCTCAATGATGGCGCCATACTCTCTATTGCGTACGATAACGTCCATTACAGCAATACCCCAGAAAGATGGAATATGCGCATTGTGCTTGGGGTCGCCACTGCATTGGGCGTGGTTGGCGTCGCGTCAGCCTTTGGACTGTTCTTTCTTGGCGAGCGTATCTACAATCTCGATCGTTCTCATCTCCAGACGCTGATGTACCTGAAGCTTTCTGTGGCAGGGCATCTGACGATCTTCCTGACGCGGACTCGTGGTCCATTCTGGTCTATCCGTCCATCAAGGGTCCTGCTGCTGGCAGTGTGCGGAACCCAGTTGCTCGCCACGCTGATTGCGGTGTATGGATGGTTCATGGCTCCGCTGGGATGGAGTTGGGCCCTGGCGGTATGGGGCTATGCCCTGGTCTGGTTCGTGGTCAATGACCGCCTCAAGTTGGTGGTCTACCGGTTTCTGAACTCAGAACCACAGGCTGATGGGGCGGCGCGACTCCGGCAGGCCAGCATCATTGGCTGA
- a CDS encoding FAD-dependent monooxygenase, giving the protein MPLPRQTAVLVVGAGPTGLLLAAELLRRGVPTLLIDARAEALHWDRATVIHADGRRLGEVDLAGNGSRYGFNLGLSEEVTEAILTGLLERHSGRVQRSCRLLGSELHGGGVRATLACGELEHSVEARWLVGCDGLHSTARELSGIGFEGQAIPRSWAVFNAAVQGWPHSYEVNAAYLEASPLILTALPEQPFRKLMVSRVGKDRLLAVDPVMAGGDFGRYRLSDPSIASLIFWVGGVPAESWQKHRASGASLPSLHSPQWGPDYEAVIEMGTAALTTLALDLFRRPAPASRW; this is encoded by the coding sequence ATGCCGCTGCCCCGCCAGACCGCCGTGCTCGTGGTGGGCGCCGGCCCCACGGGGCTGCTGCTGGCGGCGGAGCTGCTACGGCGCGGGGTGCCCACCCTGCTGATCGACGCCCGCGCCGAGGCGCTGCACTGGGACCGCGCCACGGTGATCCATGCCGACGGCCGCCGGCTGGGGGAGGTGGACCTGGCCGGCAACGGCAGCCGCTATGGCTTCAATCTCGGCCTCTCGGAGGAGGTGACGGAAGCCATCCTCACGGGCCTTCTCGAGCGCCATAGCGGCCGCGTGCAGCGCTCCTGCCGGCTGCTGGGCAGCGAGCTCCATGGCGGCGGTGTGCGCGCCACGCTGGCCTGCGGCGAGCTGGAGCACAGCGTGGAGGCCCGCTGGCTTGTGGGCTGCGACGGCCTGCACAGCACCGCCCGCGAGCTGAGCGGCATCGGCTTCGAGGGCCAGGCCATCCCACGCTCCTGGGCCGTGTTCAATGCCGCGGTGCAGGGCTGGCCCCACTCCTACGAGGTCAACGCGGCTTATCTGGAGGCTTCGCCGCTGATCCTCACGGCCCTGCCGGAGCAGCCCTTCCGGAAGCTGATGGTGTCCCGGGTCGGCAAAGACAGGCTTCTTGCCGTGGATCCGGTGATGGCCGGAGGAGACTTCGGCCGCTATCGCCTCAGTGATCCCTCCATCGCGAGTCTGATCTTCTGGGTCGGGGGGGTTCCCGCCGAGTCATGGCAGAAGCACCGCGCAAGCGGTGCGTCGCTGCCGTCGCTGCACAGCCCGCAGTGGGGGCCGGATTACGAGGCCGTGATCGAGATGGGCACCGCTGCGCTCACCACCCTGGCCCTGGATCTGTTCCGGCGTCCCGCTCCAGCCAGCCGATGGTGA
- a CDS encoding CsbD family protein, which translates to MEKGFNTRHTAELPGCNTWQWITRLNHPSLSHWLNSARTDLAKLKGKERDTPSMNLRMNLRMNLRWKDLVASLMASAVLMITIILPLSGVAMAATGQPQPIAFLTMSNKFDAAAKDAEGKLESAYGELTGDPGHQIKGKAKQVQASAMNVAGNLKDGAASAARGVRDTAGKVADDLS; encoded by the coding sequence ATGGAGAAGGGCTTCAACACTCGTCATACTGCTGAACTCCCAGGCTGCAACACGTGGCAATGGATCACTCGACTGAATCATCCGTCCTTATCCCATTGGTTGAATTCGGCCCGGACCGACCTGGCTAAGCTTAAAGGGAAGGAACGGGACACGCCATCGATGAATCTACGGATGAATCTACGGATGAATCTACGTTGGAAGGATCTTGTTGCCTCGCTGATGGCTTCTGCGGTGTTGATGATCACGATCATTCTCCCCCTGAGCGGTGTTGCGATGGCTGCAACTGGACAGCCTCAACCCATTGCATTCTTAACGATGTCAAACAAATTCGACGCTGCAGCCAAAGACGCAGAGGGCAAGCTGGAGTCGGCCTATGGTGAACTCACGGGTGATCCTGGCCACCAGATCAAGGGCAAGGCCAAGCAGGTTCAGGCTTCGGCCATGAATGTGGCTGGCAATCTCAAGGATGGCGCTGCATCTGCGGCCAGGGGAGTGCGCGATACTGCGGGAAAGGTGGCCGATGATCTGAGCTGA